In one Aromatoleum aromaticum EbN1 genomic region, the following are encoded:
- a CDS encoding AbrB/MazE/SpoVT family DNA-binding domain-containing protein, with protein sequence MTSKNQLTLPKSVTEAVGAGPYFEVEARNGQIILTPVRIQRADAVRAKLAELDLTEQDVADAVAWARASVDSPRGKQ encoded by the coding sequence ATGACTTCCAAGAACCAGCTCACCCTTCCGAAGAGCGTGACCGAGGCGGTCGGTGCCGGCCCTTACTTCGAGGTTGAAGCCCGCAATGGCCAGATCATCCTCACGCCTGTACGCATTCAGCGTGCCGACGCGGTGCGCGCCAAGCTCGCCGAGCTCGACCTTACGGAGCAGGATGTGGCCGATGCCGTCGCGTGGGCGCGCGCGAGCGTAGATTCGCCGCGCGGCAAGCAGTGA
- a CDS encoding very short patch repair endonuclease, producing MADIVDPATRSKIMASIRGKNTKPELQVRRGLHQLGVRFRLHRRDLPGSPDLVFPKYRAALFVHGCFWHRHDSCRLAYTPSDNGHKWVEKFKANVERDRRQIALLQQAGWRVFVIWECALRANDLSDLLVAVAAELKTGVSTYREWPTSPNEAHGAV from the coding sequence ATGGCTGATATCGTCGATCCCGCTACGCGCTCGAAGATCATGGCCTCCATACGAGGCAAGAATACCAAGCCTGAGCTTCAGGTTCGCCGGGGCTTGCATCAGCTGGGCGTGCGTTTCAGGCTGCATCGTCGGGATCTGCCCGGCAGCCCCGATCTTGTCTTTCCGAAGTATCGAGCAGCCTTGTTCGTCCACGGCTGCTTCTGGCACCGGCACGACTCCTGCAGGCTGGCTTATACCCCATCTGACAACGGCCACAAATGGGTCGAAAAATTCAAAGCCAACGTCGAGCGCGACAGGAGGCAGATCGCTCTGCTGCAGCAAGCGGGTTGGCGGGTATTCGTGATCTGGGAATGCGCGCTCAGGGCGAACGACTTGAGTGACCTTCTTGTTGCGGTTGCCGCCGAGCTGAAAACCGGCGTGAGCACGTATCGGGAATGGCCGACATCGCCGAATGAGGCACATGGAGCAGTTTGA